The following proteins are encoded in a genomic region of Ignavibacteriota bacterium:
- the dapB gene encoding 4-hydroxy-tetrahydrodipicolinate reductase codes for MNEEMPILALIGYGRMGKEIEAAARTAGFKIAVIIDQLHDADAGDVSQADLSSVDVCIDFSSPDAVVANTALCAQAGKNIVVGTTGWEDSYGEVSRIIEEHGIGLIHAANYSVGVRIFTKLVEYASSLLRAYEQYDVAIQETHHVAKKDAPSGTALWLAQLIMRTLPRKTMLSTERPDRAPNKNELLISSSRVGFTPGEHVVVLDSQADTIALKHTARGRQGFAEGALLAASWIHGKQGIFSIEEMFDDIESI; via the coding sequence GTGAATGAAGAAATGCCCATCTTGGCGCTCATAGGTTATGGAAGGATGGGAAAGGAAATAGAAGCTGCAGCTAGGACGGCAGGCTTTAAGATTGCAGTTATCATCGACCAGCTGCACGATGCAGACGCAGGCGATGTATCACAAGCAGATTTATCTTCCGTTGATGTGTGCATTGATTTCTCCTCGCCGGATGCTGTCGTAGCGAATACTGCTCTATGTGCTCAAGCAGGGAAAAACATTGTTGTCGGAACCACGGGATGGGAAGATAGTTATGGTGAAGTATCCCGGATCATTGAGGAACATGGCATTGGTTTAATCCACGCAGCCAACTATTCGGTCGGTGTGCGAATTTTCACGAAACTCGTCGAATATGCATCCTCTCTTCTAAGAGCGTACGAGCAATATGATGTGGCAATTCAGGAGACACATCATGTTGCAAAAAAGGATGCCCCCAGTGGAACAGCGTTGTGGCTCGCTCAACTGATTATGAGGACTCTTCCGCGAAAAACCATGCTTTCAACGGAGCGTCCAGATAGAGCACCAAACAAGAACGAATTGCTAATATCATCGAGCCGTGTTGGTTTTACACCAGGGGAACATGTGGTTGTATTGGATTCACAAGCGGACACAATTGCCCTAAAGCATACCGCTCGAGGACGACAGGGATTTGCCGAAGGGGCGCTTTTGGCAGCGTCGTGGATACATGGAAAACAAGGAATATTTTCAATCGAGGAAATGTTTGATGACATCGAATCCATTTAA
- a CDS encoding M20/M25/M40 family metallo-hydrolase: MDHSLDLLTQLVNTPSITGEEAAVSVLLENYCRARGDDVIRQYVSDSRWNLWVNWQDNPHAAFCTHLDTVPPHFPARSENGYLFGRGACDTKGIIVAMLGAGDHLIAEGKRCSYLFVVGEETDSVGAKHAAASGRSAGYIIVGEPTDNTFVSAHKGVFSYELTVEGISAHSAYPEFGHSALHELLDVIQDLRTASWGHDFVLGDSTINVGVLQGGIAPNVLAPRATARIVHRLVDSLERRKKQVMDIVAGRAEVNIGAQNEPQHMYVPTGYQSKGVSFGTDVPYLRTIGTPILLGPGSIHDAHTNSEKIRLSDIDTAIMLYTELYHILETDGDL, translated from the coding sequence ATGGATCATTCTCTCGACCTCCTTACGCAACTTGTCAATACACCCTCCATCACAGGCGAGGAAGCTGCGGTATCAGTGCTGCTCGAAAACTACTGCAGAGCACGTGGTGATGATGTAATTCGTCAGTATGTGAGCGATTCTAGGTGGAATCTTTGGGTCAATTGGCAGGATAATCCCCACGCGGCTTTTTGCACCCACTTGGACACAGTCCCGCCCCATTTTCCAGCGCGTAGTGAAAATGGCTACCTCTTTGGTCGAGGAGCATGCGATACCAAAGGAATTATTGTGGCTATGCTTGGTGCGGGAGATCACCTCATCGCAGAGGGAAAACGATGCTCGTATCTGTTCGTTGTTGGAGAAGAAACAGATAGTGTTGGCGCTAAACACGCGGCTGCATCCGGGCGTAGCGCCGGATATATTATCGTTGGAGAACCAACGGACAATACATTTGTCTCCGCACATAAGGGTGTATTCTCATATGAGCTCACTGTTGAAGGGATCTCGGCTCATTCTGCATATCCCGAGTTTGGGCACTCGGCTTTACATGAGTTACTGGATGTGATACAGGATCTTCGTACTGCATCTTGGGGACATGACTTTGTACTGGGAGATTCCACAATAAATGTGGGTGTTTTACAGGGGGGAATTGCACCAAATGTCCTTGCACCTCGTGCAACTGCCCGAATCGTTCATAGACTTGTAGATTCTCTGGAGCGACGTAAAAAACAAGTCATGGATATCGTTGCAGGAAGGGCTGAGGTCAACATAGGTGCACAAAATGAACCACAGCATATGTATGTCCCAACCGGTTACCAAAGCAAAGGCGTCTCTTTCGGAACAGATGTTCCGTACCTCCGTACTATTGGTACGCCTATCCTCTTAGGACCAGGTTCCATACATGACGCGCACACAAATTCAGAAAAAATTCGACTTTCTGACATTGATACGGCGATCATGCTCTATACGGAACTTTATCACATTCTTGAAACGGACGGTGACTTGTGA
- a CDS encoding LD-carboxypeptidase, with protein sequence MHRDKIEKGIEYLLLLGFRVARGASIDSSEGYLAGTDEQRAADINAMFADPAVDAIICLRGGYGSGRILRLLDYATIRRNPKIFVGYSDITALHAALWTKCRLLTFAGPMVAADFWKGMDEVTEHAFWPLLTKPFSRYRLYHPALTPGACCLVPGICEGTLLGGNLAVLMTVIGTPYEPKWEHSILVLEDVGENVYKIDRMLSHLSNAGILKRIGALIFGRFTNIPEDGTSRELEEVLREFSSPLGIPTVCGLPVGHDNPKITLPMGARVRLNAHKCLLHAVHPVVA encoded by the coding sequence TTGCATCGTGATAAAATTGAAAAGGGGATCGAGTATCTTCTGCTCCTGGGTTTCAGGGTGGCACGAGGTGCAAGTATCGATAGTTCGGAAGGATATCTCGCCGGCACGGACGAACAGCGCGCTGCTGATATAAATGCCATGTTCGCTGATCCCGCCGTGGATGCGATTATCTGCCTCAGGGGCGGTTATGGGAGTGGGCGGATACTGCGGTTGCTCGATTATGCAACAATTCGACGGAATCCAAAAATCTTTGTCGGATACAGCGACATCACCGCACTTCATGCCGCCTTATGGACGAAATGCAGGTTGCTCACCTTTGCCGGCCCGATGGTCGCGGCTGATTTTTGGAAAGGGATGGACGAAGTTACCGAGCATGCCTTCTGGCCACTGCTCACAAAGCCATTTTCCCGCTACCGTTTGTATCATCCGGCATTGACGCCTGGAGCATGCTGTCTGGTTCCTGGGATCTGTGAGGGCACCTTGCTCGGAGGGAATCTCGCGGTATTGATGACAGTAATCGGAACCCCATACGAGCCCAAGTGGGAACATTCGATACTCGTGTTAGAGGATGTTGGTGAAAATGTGTATAAAATTGACCGAATGTTATCTCATCTGTCCAATGCAGGCATTCTGAAGCGCATCGGGGCTCTAATATTCGGGCGTTTCACAAACATTCCTGAAGACGGGACGTCGCGCGAGCTCGAGGAGGTTCTGCGTGAATTTTCTTCGCCCTTGGGCATCCCTACAGTCTGTGGACTTCCTGTGGGACATGATAATCCAAAAATCACCCTTCCCATGGGTGCGCGCGTTCGTTTGAACGCACATAAATGTCTGCTGCACGCAGTCCATCCTGTCGTGGCATGA
- a CDS encoding glycosyltransferase: MKLLVTIPVYNEEKALPVSIPALHAFLGAQLSDFDWHIEIADNASIDRTPEVSRELVSGFNRVQYRRLEQKGRGRALKQSWIGSDADICSYMDVDLSTNLESFPPMVRALAHGGYDIGTGSRLMKGANTVRSFKREFISRTYNVMVKAVFFTRFSDAQCGFKAVTRRVIDTLLPAIEDNVWFFDSELLIIGEKCGYKIFDVPVKWIEDLDTRVKIVRTAVDDIKGLLRVRINFWQGKYRPLRKR, translated from the coding sequence ATGAAACTCCTCGTTACAATACCTGTCTACAACGAAGAAAAAGCTCTCCCGGTCAGCATCCCGGCTCTTCACGCCTTTCTTGGAGCGCAGCTCTCCGATTTTGATTGGCATATCGAAATCGCGGACAACGCGTCGATCGACAGGACCCCTGAAGTATCCCGCGAACTAGTATCGGGATTCAATCGGGTCCAGTATCGCCGCCTTGAACAAAAGGGCCGAGGCAGGGCCTTGAAACAATCCTGGATCGGTTCGGATGCAGACATCTGCAGTTACATGGATGTAGATCTGTCAACAAATCTGGAATCTTTTCCACCCATGGTACGTGCGCTGGCACATGGAGGCTACGACATCGGGACAGGGTCACGCTTGATGAAAGGTGCCAACACCGTTCGAAGCTTCAAGCGTGAGTTCATTTCTCGGACATATAATGTGATGGTGAAGGCGGTGTTCTTCACGCGATTTTCTGACGCACAGTGCGGATTCAAGGCTGTCACGCGGCGGGTGATTGATACTTTACTCCCTGCAATCGAAGACAACGTCTGGTTTTTTGATTCCGAACTACTCATCATCGGCGAGAAATGCGGCTATAAAATATTTGATGTACCTGTGAAGTGGATTGAGGATCTCGACACACGCGTGAAGATTGTCCGTACTGCCGTGGATGACATCAAGGGTCTCTTGCGGGTGAGAATAAACTTCTGGCAGGGAAAATACCGCCCGCTTCGGAAGCGCTGA
- a CDS encoding 4-hydroxy-tetrahydrodipicolinate synthase — translation MTSNPFKGLGTALVTPFTRSGDLDVDRIAKLAERQIDGGVDMLVPCGTTGEAVTLSTEEYRVVVDTVVKTAAGRIPVVAGAGSNSTRKTIETASLAASLGADAVLVVTPYYNKPSQEGVFQHYEALCKEVTIPVIIYNVPGRTGCNMTADTQLRIAQLPNVVATKEASGNPAQIMNLMRRRPEGFHVLSGDDNLALLLIAAGADGVISTVSNEVPGEYARLVHDALAGRFDAAREMHYKLLELMDANFIESNPIPVKSAMALMGLLEESYRLPMSFPQDSTRNTLRIVLTELGLLS, via the coding sequence ATGACATCGAATCCATTTAAAGGACTTGGTACTGCTCTTGTGACTCCATTCACGCGAAGTGGTGATCTTGATGTGGACAGAATCGCAAAGTTAGCAGAGCGACAAATTGACGGCGGTGTAGATATGCTGGTTCCGTGTGGAACAACCGGCGAAGCTGTCACTTTGTCAACGGAAGAATACCGCGTCGTTGTTGATACAGTTGTGAAAACGGCCGCTGGACGAATCCCGGTCGTAGCAGGCGCAGGTTCGAATTCGACCAGAAAAACGATCGAAACTGCATCTCTTGCTGCATCGCTCGGGGCTGATGCCGTGCTTGTTGTGACACCGTATTACAACAAGCCGAGTCAGGAGGGAGTGTTCCAACATTATGAAGCGCTGTGCAAAGAGGTAACCATTCCGGTGATTATCTACAATGTGCCAGGTCGCACTGGGTGCAATATGACTGCTGACACGCAGCTACGGATTGCGCAGCTACCGAATGTCGTTGCAACAAAGGAAGCGTCTGGAAATCCGGCCCAGATAATGAACCTCATGCGGAGACGCCCGGAAGGATTCCACGTGTTATCGGGCGACGATAATCTTGCACTCCTATTAATCGCTGCTGGTGCCGATGGAGTGATCTCCACTGTTTCAAACGAAGTACCGGGAGAGTATGCGCGACTCGTACACGATGCCTTAGCCGGCCGCTTTGATGCAGCGAGGGAGATGCATTACAAGCTACTTGAGTTGATGGATGCGAATTTTATTGAATCGAATCCAATTCCGGTAAAATCCGCGATGGCACTCATGGGCTTGCTCGAGGAATCGTATCGCCTACCTATGTCTTTCCCACAGGATTCGACCCGAAATACACTTCGGATCGTTTTAACTGAACTGGGACTTCTTTCATAG